One stretch of Aquisalimonas asiatica DNA includes these proteins:
- the purF gene encoding amidophosphoribosyltransferase yields the protein MCGIIGMVAHGPVNQAIYDGLTVLQHRGQDAAGIMTWADGRLYLRKRNGLVRDVFRTEHMLQLRGHIGIGHVRYPTAGCSSSAEAQPFYVNSPYGVSLAHNGNLTNAEELKGELFREDLRHINTDSDSEILLNVFAHELARPGKLKVGVDDIFDAVAGVHRRCRGGYAAVAMINDYGMLAFRDPHGIRPVCFGERETAHGTEYLVASESVAMDTLGFRLIRELDPGEAVFVTLDGELHTRQCANDPTNAPCLFEYVYLARPDSIIDDVAVYKARLRMGQTLAAKIQRDWPDHDIDVVIPVPDTSRTSALEMAQHLGVKYREGFIKNRYIGRTFIMPGQQQRQKSVRQKLNPIGLEFKGKNVLLVDDSIVRGTTCGQIIEMARDEGARKVYFASAAPPVRYPNVYGIDMPSAQELIAHGRSEDEVARLIGADRLVYQDLDDLVTAVQQGNPRLSRFDASCFNGEYVTGDVTDAYLEELEEQRNDQAKSTRETDHALIDLHSAPD from the coding sequence ATGTGCGGCATTATCGGAATGGTGGCCCACGGGCCCGTCAACCAGGCCATCTACGACGGCCTGACCGTGCTTCAGCATCGCGGACAGGATGCCGCCGGGATCATGACCTGGGCCGACGGACGGCTCTATCTGCGCAAGCGCAACGGGCTGGTGCGTGACGTGTTCCGCACCGAGCACATGCTCCAGCTGCGCGGGCATATCGGCATCGGTCACGTGCGCTACCCTACCGCCGGCTGCTCCAGCAGCGCGGAAGCCCAGCCCTTCTACGTGAACTCCCCCTACGGCGTCAGCCTGGCGCACAACGGCAATCTCACCAACGCCGAGGAACTCAAGGGCGAACTCTTCCGGGAAGACCTCCGCCACATCAACACCGACTCCGACTCCGAGATCCTGCTCAATGTCTTTGCCCACGAGCTGGCGCGCCCCGGCAAGCTGAAGGTCGGCGTGGACGATATCTTCGACGCGGTGGCGGGCGTGCACCGGCGGTGTCGCGGCGGCTACGCGGCGGTGGCGATGATCAACGACTACGGCATGCTGGCGTTCCGCGACCCCCACGGCATTCGCCCGGTGTGCTTTGGCGAACGGGAGACGGCGCACGGCACCGAGTACCTGGTTGCGTCCGAGAGCGTCGCCATGGATACCCTGGGTTTCCGGCTCATCCGGGAACTGGACCCCGGCGAGGCGGTGTTCGTCACCCTGGATGGCGAGCTGCACACGCGCCAGTGCGCCAATGATCCCACCAATGCACCGTGCCTTTTCGAGTATGTCTACCTGGCGCGGCCGGATTCCATCATCGACGACGTGGCGGTGTACAAGGCCCGTCTGCGCATGGGGCAGACCCTGGCCGCCAAGATCCAGCGTGACTGGCCGGACCACGACATCGACGTGGTCATCCCGGTGCCGGACACCAGCCGCACGTCGGCACTGGAAATGGCCCAGCACCTGGGTGTGAAGTATCGGGAAGGGTTCATCAAGAACCGCTACATTGGCCGCACGTTCATCATGCCCGGGCAGCAGCAGCGGCAGAAGTCCGTGCGCCAGAAGCTCAACCCGATCGGCCTGGAGTTCAAGGGCAAGAACGTGCTGCTGGTGGATGACTCCATCGTCCGTGGCACCACCTGCGGACAGATCATCGAGATGGCGCGGGATGAAGGGGCGCGCAAGGTCTACTTTGCATCGGCTGCGCCACCGGTCCGCTACCCCAACGTCTATGGTATCGACATGCCGTCGGCGCAGGAGCTGATCGCGCACGGCCGCAGCGAGGACGAGGTTGCGCGGCTGATCGGCGCCGACCGGCTGGTCTACCAGGACCTGGACGACCTTGTCACCGCCGTGCAGCAGGGCAACCCGCGACTGAGCCGGTTCGATGCCTCCTGCTTCAACGGTGAATACGTCACGGGCGACGTCACCGACGCCTACCTGGAAGAGCTCGAGGAGCAGCGTAACGACCAGGCCAAGAGCACCCGCGAGACCGACCATGCCCTGATCGACCTCCACAGCGCGCCGGATTGA
- a CDS encoding glycerate kinase type-2 family protein — MDHRETLQQLFRAALERVGGRPAVRHALEQDPPTGAVHVLAIGKAASAMTQGALDALDDRIVSGLVVTKTDHLGRAVAEDPRFRCMETAHPIPDGSSLAAGAAVVSYLDALPGDAELVVLVSGGASSLAELLPEGLTAGHLAELNQWLLGQHLAIDGINAVRRAISRIKGGRLARHLGGRRTRLFLVSDVPGDDPAVIGSGLFVPSATAGALPDGLPAWVRDAMAAVPQPPAPDDAALAGLTRSLVATNADALDAVEERGRRMGLAVQVHREQLAGDALRAGEMIAEQLIHGAAGVHVWGGEPTVALPDNPGQGGRAQALALTAATCMEGHRGVWLLAAGTDGTDGPGDAAGALVDHQTCFRGRQAGLDPDGCLEAADSGRFLEASGDLLRTGPTGTNVMDVVIGLKDTSDG, encoded by the coding sequence ATGGATCACCGGGAGACGTTGCAGCAGTTGTTTCGCGCGGCCCTGGAGCGGGTGGGCGGACGCCCCGCCGTTCGGCACGCGCTCGAGCAGGACCCGCCCACCGGCGCCGTTCATGTGCTGGCCATCGGCAAAGCCGCGTCGGCAATGACCCAGGGCGCCCTGGACGCGCTGGATGACCGCATTGTCAGCGGTCTCGTGGTGACCAAGACCGATCACCTGGGGCGCGCCGTCGCCGAAGACCCCCGCTTTCGCTGCATGGAGACCGCCCACCCCATCCCCGATGGCAGCAGCCTGGCTGCCGGGGCGGCCGTCGTGTCCTACCTGGATGCGCTCCCGGGGGACGCCGAGCTGGTGGTTCTGGTCTCCGGCGGTGCCTCCAGCCTGGCCGAGCTGCTGCCCGAAGGGCTGACGGCGGGTCACCTGGCCGAGCTCAACCAGTGGCTCCTCGGTCAGCACCTGGCCATCGACGGCATCAACGCCGTGCGCCGGGCGATCTCCCGCATCAAGGGGGGGCGGCTTGCACGGCACCTGGGTGGGCGCCGGACGCGGTTGTTCCTGGTCTCCGACGTGCCCGGTGATGACCCGGCGGTCATTGGCTCCGGCCTGTTCGTGCCGTCCGCCACCGCCGGCGCACTCCCGGATGGCCTCCCCGCCTGGGTCCGCGACGCGATGGCGGCGGTACCGCAGCCGCCTGCCCCGGATGATGCCGCGCTGGCGGGCCTCACCCGCTCGCTGGTGGCCACCAACGCGGACGCCCTGGATGCCGTCGAGGAGCGGGGGCGCCGGATGGGCCTTGCCGTGCAGGTCCACCGCGAGCAGCTTGCCGGTGATGCGCTGCGGGCCGGGGAGATGATCGCCGAGCAGCTGATCCATGGCGCCGCCGGTGTTCATGTCTGGGGCGGGGAACCCACGGTGGCTCTGCCCGACAATCCCGGCCAGGGCGGGCGTGCCCAGGCACTGGCGCTGACTGCGGCAACCTGCATGGAAGGCCACCGGGGCGTGTGGCTGCTCGCCGCCGGCACGGACGGCACGGATGGCCCCGGCGATGCGGCCGGGGCGCTCGTGGATCATCAGACCTGTTTCCGCGGCCGCCAGGCAGGGCTCGATCCGGACGGCTGTCTGGAGGCCGCCGACAGTGGCCGGTTCCTTGAGGCGAGCGGTGATCTCCTGCGCACCGGCCCCACGGGGACCAACGTCATGGACGTGGTGATCGGGCTGAAAGACACGAGTGACGGCTGA
- the tpx gene encoding thiol peroxidase, with translation MAEISLRGTPVNTVGELPAAGTRAPDFKLTRTDMSELSLQDLKGKNIVLNIFPSIDTPVCANSVRRFNEDAAKRDNTVVLCVSADLPFAQSRFCGAEGLEDVIPASTFRQPEFGSDYGVAMANGPLAGLLSRAVVVVNAQGDVVYSEQVPEIGQEPDYEQALQHV, from the coding sequence ATGGCGGAAATCTCGTTGCGCGGCACACCGGTCAACACTGTCGGCGAGCTTCCGGCGGCAGGAACCCGGGCGCCTGATTTCAAGCTCACGCGGACGGACATGTCCGAGCTGTCACTGCAGGATCTCAAGGGGAAGAACATCGTTCTCAACATTTTCCCCAGCATTGATACCCCGGTTTGCGCCAACTCCGTGCGGCGGTTCAATGAAGACGCCGCCAAGCGGGACAACACCGTCGTGCTGTGTGTGTCCGCGGACCTGCCCTTCGCCCAGTCGCGCTTCTGTGGGGCGGAAGGGCTGGAAGACGTCATTCCGGCGTCCACGTTCCGTCAGCCGGAGTTCGGGAGCGACTACGGCGTTGCCATGGCCAATGGCCCGCTGGCCGGCCTCCTGTCCCGTGCGGTGGTCGTCGTCAACGCCCAGGGCGATGTGGTCTACTCCGAACAGGTCCCCGAGATCGGCCAGGAGCCGGACTACGAACAGGCCCTGCAACACGTCTGA
- a CDS encoding CvpA family protein yields the protein MNWLDYAILAVIVLSALISLVRGFVREVISLVVWVAAFWVSIRYAERLAVHLADYIASPTLQLGVAFVALFVVTLILGAIINYVAGQFVGRTGLTGTDRYIGVIFGLLRGVVVVGVLVLAAGLTALPREPWWQDSLVVHHFQPWVCDIGVREWLDGLTFYAPLTEDPQNEGTPAPEYWQEFCNNAGAGDD from the coding sequence ATGAACTGGCTCGACTACGCCATCCTCGCCGTCATCGTCCTGTCTGCGCTGATCAGTCTGGTCAGGGGCTTCGTGCGCGAGGTCATATCGCTTGTGGTCTGGGTGGCCGCGTTCTGGGTCAGTATCCGCTATGCGGAGCGGCTGGCGGTGCACCTCGCAGACTACATCGCATCCCCGACGCTCCAGCTGGGTGTGGCCTTCGTGGCGCTGTTCGTGGTCACGCTGATTCTCGGTGCCATCATCAACTACGTGGCGGGGCAGTTCGTCGGGCGCACCGGGCTGACCGGGACCGACCGTTATATCGGTGTCATCTTCGGATTGCTGCGCGGTGTCGTGGTGGTCGGGGTGCTGGTGCTGGCAGCGGGCCTGACGGCGCTGCCCCGGGAGCCCTGGTGGCAGGATTCACTGGTGGTGCACCACTTTCAGCCCTGGGTCTGCGACATCGGCGTGCGTGAGTGGCTTGACGGGCTCACCTTCTATGCGCCGCTGACCGAGGATCCGCAGAACGAGGGAACACCTGCCCCCGAGTACTGGCAGGAGTTCTGTAACAACGCCGGGGCCGGAGACGACTGA
- a CDS encoding bifunctional GNAT family N-acetyltransferase/carbon-nitrogen hydrolase family protein, with amino-acid sequence MTETRDTREQQEDTEEHRLSLRNLVVDDYDDIAEIMEEVYPSMGPWTRKQFHAQLNRFPEGQICIEDNGKVVAAALTLMVDYRRFGDRHTYDQITGNGYFTTHDPNGDVLYGVDVFVSPRYSGMRLGRRLYDARKELCRKLNCRSIVAGGRIPGYTEYAGDMKPEDYIELVKRQEVYDPILSFQLANDFHVRRVITNYLPEDRDSKAFATLVQWNNIFYEEEDQKSLLGGDKSVIRIGAVQWQMRSMHSVEELMQQVEFFVDALAGYNADFIMLPEFFNAPLLSNFNQDNPAEAIRGLAQYTDEIREAMLSLAVSYNINIIGGSMPVYIDKELYNVSFLCRRDGTWDTQHKLHITPDERSYWGLRGGDGLRVFDTDVGKIGILVCYDVQFPELSRVLMEQGMRILFVPFWTDTKNGYQRVRHCAQARAIENECYVAITGSVGNLPNVENVDIQYSQSGVFSPSDFAFPHDAVVSEATPNTEMTLIVDLDLEKLREMRYQGSVRNYQDRRLDLYQVQWIGQETRRND; translated from the coding sequence ATGACCGAGACCCGCGACACCCGTGAACAGCAGGAAGATACCGAGGAGCACCGGCTCAGTCTGCGTAACCTCGTCGTTGACGATTACGATGACATCGCCGAGATCATGGAGGAGGTCTATCCCTCCATGGGTCCCTGGACGCGAAAGCAGTTCCATGCCCAGCTGAACCGGTTTCCGGAAGGTCAGATCTGCATCGAGGACAACGGCAAGGTGGTGGCGGCGGCGCTGACGCTCATGGTGGACTACCGCCGCTTCGGTGACCGTCACACCTACGACCAGATCACCGGCAACGGCTATTTCACCACCCATGACCCCAACGGTGACGTCCTCTACGGCGTGGATGTCTTCGTCAGCCCCCGCTACTCGGGCATGCGACTGGGCCGTCGGCTGTACGACGCGCGCAAGGAGCTGTGCCGCAAGCTGAACTGCCGGTCCATCGTCGCCGGTGGCCGGATTCCCGGCTACACCGAGTACGCCGGTGACATGAAGCCGGAAGACTACATCGAGCTGGTCAAGCGCCAGGAGGTCTACGACCCCATTCTCAGTTTCCAGCTCGCCAACGACTTCCACGTGCGGCGCGTGATCACCAACTACCTGCCCGAGGATCGGGACTCCAAGGCGTTTGCGACGCTGGTGCAGTGGAACAACATCTTCTACGAGGAAGAGGATCAGAAGTCGCTGCTTGGCGGCGACAAGAGCGTGATCCGCATCGGTGCCGTGCAGTGGCAGATGCGCTCCATGCACTCGGTGGAAGAGCTCATGCAGCAGGTGGAGTTTTTCGTCGACGCCCTGGCGGGGTACAACGCCGACTTCATCATGCTGCCGGAATTCTTCAATGCGCCACTGCTGTCGAACTTCAACCAGGACAACCCGGCGGAGGCCATCCGTGGTCTCGCCCAGTATACCGATGAAATCCGCGAGGCCATGCTCTCCCTCGCGGTGAGCTACAACATCAACATCATCGGCGGCAGCATGCCGGTGTACATCGACAAGGAGCTCTACAACGTCTCCTTCCTGTGCCGGCGCGACGGCACCTGGGACACCCAGCACAAGCTGCACATCACGCCGGACGAGCGATCCTACTGGGGCCTGCGCGGCGGCGACGGATTGCGGGTGTTCGATACCGATGTGGGCAAGATCGGTATTCTCGTGTGCTACGACGTGCAGTTCCCGGAACTCTCCCGGGTGCTGATGGAGCAGGGCATGCGCATCCTGTTCGTGCCGTTCTGGACCGACACCAAGAACGGCTACCAGCGCGTGCGCCACTGTGCCCAGGCCCGGGCGATCGAGAACGAGTGCTACGTGGCCATTACCGGCAGTGTCGGCAATCTGCCCAACGTGGAGAACGTGGATATCCAGTACTCCCAGTCGGGCGTGTTCTCGCCGTCCGATTTCGCCTTCCCGCACGACGCGGTGGTCTCCGAGGCCACGCCCAATACCGAGATGACGCTGATCGTCGACTTGGACCTGGAGAAACTACGGGAGATGCGCTACCAGGGGTCGGTGCGCAATTATCAGGACCGGCGGCTGGACCTCTATCAGGTCCAGTGGATCGGGCAGGAAACCCGGCGTAACGATTAG
- a CDS encoding class I SAM-dependent methyltransferase has translation MERIPEPELMDEAEQALAYARADFEAPNSAFVERYAELIGVTGGRVLDVGCGPGDIPLRLARRFPGLRVDGLDGAEAMLALARDALAREPAIGDRVRFIHDDVAGDSVRGAAYDAVVSNSLLHHLHEPSTLWRLVKETARPGAGVLVMDLYRPDTRERAAEIVATYASDEPEVLRRDFFNSLLAAFTPGEVREQLACAGLPHLRVETVSDRHLLVHGRA, from the coding sequence ATGGAGCGAATCCCCGAACCGGAGCTGATGGACGAGGCCGAGCAGGCTCTTGCCTACGCACGGGCGGATTTCGAAGCGCCCAATTCCGCCTTTGTTGAACGCTATGCCGAACTGATCGGCGTGACCGGGGGGCGTGTGCTGGATGTGGGCTGCGGCCCCGGTGATATTCCGTTGCGTCTGGCGCGTCGGTTCCCGGGGCTTCGCGTGGACGGGCTCGACGGAGCGGAGGCCATGCTTGCCCTGGCCCGGGACGCGCTCGCCCGGGAGCCGGCCATCGGCGATCGCGTGCGGTTCATACACGATGACGTGGCTGGCGACTCGGTCCGGGGAGCGGCGTACGACGCCGTGGTCAGCAACAGCCTGCTGCATCACCTGCACGAGCCTTCGACGCTCTGGCGGCTGGTGAAGGAGACTGCCCGGCCCGGTGCCGGCGTGCTGGTCATGGACCTGTACCGCCCCGATACGCGGGAGCGGGCAGCGGAGATCGTCGCGACCTATGCGTCCGATGAGCCGGAGGTGCTCCGGCGCGATTTCTTCAACTCCCTGCTGGCGGCGTTTACGCCCGGGGAGGTTCGCGAGCAGCTCGCCTGCGCCGGTCTGCCCCATCTCCGGGTCGAGACCGTCTCCGATCGCCACCTGCTGGTTCACGGTCGCGCTTGA
- a CDS encoding O-succinylhomoserine sulfhydrylase, producing MTHDHERRGFDTQAVRGGQVRTGEQEQSEPLFLSSSFTFDSAAQAAARFGGDEPGNIYSRFTNPTVRTFEHRLASLEGGEACVATSSGMAAINAMCMALLRAGDHIVCSRGVFGTTTSLLTKILPKFGVETTFVSPTDYDGWQQAIRPETRLLFLETPSNPLTEVADIAWIAELAHAHDCVMVVDNCFCTPALQRPLELGADLVIHSATKYLDGQGRCVGGAVVGDARRVGEDIFGMLRTAGPTMSPFNAWVFTKGLETLRLRMRAHSENAQALADWLQHHPRVTRVNYPGLAAHPQHALASRQQLGYGGILSFEVAGEREAAWRVVDGTEMISITANLGDAKSTITHPASTTHGRISQEERDASGITEGLLRVSVGLEDVADIQADLERALDAI from the coding sequence ATGACCCACGATCACGAGCGCAGGGGATTCGATACGCAGGCGGTCCGGGGCGGACAGGTCCGTACCGGCGAGCAGGAGCAGTCCGAGCCGCTGTTTCTGTCATCGAGCTTCACCTTCGACAGCGCTGCCCAGGCCGCCGCCCGTTTCGGCGGCGATGAGCCCGGTAACATCTACTCCCGTTTCACCAACCCGACCGTGCGTACGTTCGAGCACCGGCTGGCGAGCCTGGAGGGAGGCGAGGCGTGTGTCGCCACGTCGTCGGGCATGGCCGCCATCAACGCCATGTGCATGGCGCTGCTGCGCGCCGGGGACCATATCGTCTGCTCCCGGGGTGTCTTCGGCACGACCACCTCGCTGCTCACGAAGATACTCCCCAAGTTCGGCGTCGAGACGACCTTTGTCTCGCCTACCGACTACGACGGCTGGCAGCAGGCCATTCGGCCCGAGACGCGCCTTTTGTTTCTGGAGACCCCGTCAAATCCCTTGACCGAAGTGGCCGATATCGCCTGGATCGCGGAACTGGCCCATGCCCACGACTGCGTGATGGTGGTGGACAACTGCTTCTGTACACCGGCGCTGCAGCGTCCACTTGAGCTGGGCGCCGACCTGGTCATTCACTCCGCGACCAAGTATCTGGACGGTCAGGGCCGTTGCGTCGGGGGGGCGGTGGTGGGTGACGCCAGGCGTGTGGGCGAGGACATCTTCGGCATGCTGCGCACGGCGGGGCCAACCATGAGCCCGTTCAACGCCTGGGTGTTCACCAAGGGGCTGGAGACGCTGCGTCTGCGCATGCGGGCCCACTCCGAGAATGCCCAGGCCCTGGCCGACTGGCTCCAGCACCACCCGCGCGTTACCCGCGTCAACTACCCCGGGCTGGCTGCCCATCCGCAGCACGCGCTGGCCAGTCGGCAACAACTGGGCTACGGCGGTATCCTGTCGTTTGAAGTGGCCGGTGAGCGTGAAGCGGCCTGGCGGGTGGTCGACGGCACGGAGATGATCTCCATTACCGCCAACCTGGGCGACGCCAAGAGCACGATCACCCATCCGGCAAGCACCACCCACGGCCGGATCTCCCAGGAGGAGCGTGACGCCTCCGGGATCACCGAGGGCCTGCTGCGGGTGTCCGTGGGGCTGGAGGACGTGGCCGATATCCAGGCCGACCTGGAGCGCGCGCTGGACGCGATCTGA